Proteins from one Mycobacterium sp. SMC-2 genomic window:
- a CDS encoding DNA-directed RNA polymerase subunit beta', with the protein MLDVNFFDELRIGLATAEDIRQWSYGEVKKPETINYRTLKPEKDGLFCEKIFGPTRDWECYCGKYKRVRFKGIICERCGVEVTRAKVRRERMGHIELAAPVTHIWYFKGVPSRLGYLLDLAPKDLEKIIYFAAYVITSVDDEMRHNELSTLEAEMTVERKAVEDQRDADLEARAQKLEADLAELEAEGAKADARRKVRDGGEREMRQIRDRAQRELDRLEDIWNTFTKLAPKQLIVDENLYRELVDRYGEYFTGAMGAESIQKLIENFDIDAEADMLRDVIRNGKGQKKLRALKRLKVVAAFQQSGNSPMGMVLDAVPVIPPELRPMVQLDGGRFATSDLNDLYRRVINRNNRLKRLIDLGAPEIIVNNEKRMLQESVDALFDNGRRGRPVTGPGNRPLKSLSDLLKGKQGRFRQNLLGKRVDYSGRSVIVVGPQLKLHQCGLPKLMALELFKPFVMKRLVDLNHAQNIKSAKRMVERQRPQVWDVLEEVIAEHPVLLNRAPTLHRLGIQAFEPMLVEGKAIQLHPLVCEAFNADFDGDQMAVHLPLSAEAQAEARILMLSSNNILSPASGRPLAMPRLDMVTGLYYLTTEVDGDKGEFQAAAKDQPEVGVYSSPAEAIMAADRGVLSVRAKIKVRLTQLRPPAELEAELFGANGWQPGDAWMAETTLGRVLFNELLPHGYPFVNKQMHKKVQAAIINDLAERYPMIVVAQTVDKLKDAGFYWATRSGVTVSMADVLVPPRKKEILDQYEERAEKVEKQFQRGALNHDERNEALVEIWKEATDEVGQALREHYPSDNPIITIVDSGATGNFTQTRTLAGMKGLVTNPKGEFIPRPVKSSFREGLTVLEYFINTHGARKGLADTALRTADSGYLTRRLVDVSQDVIVREHDCETERGIIVELAERQADGTLIRDPYIETSAYARTLGTDAVDEAGNVVVARGEDLGDPEIDALLAAGITQVKVRSVLTCTTGTGVCATCYGRSMATGKLVDIGEAVGIVAAQSIGEPGTQLTMRTFHQGGVGEDITGGLPRVQELFEARVPRGKAPIADVTGRVQLEDGERFYKITIVPDDGSEEVVYDKLSKRQRLRVFKHEDGSERVLSDGDHVEVGQQLMEGSADPHEVLRVQGPREVQIHLVREVQEVYRAQGVSIHDKHIEVIVRQMLRRVTIIDSGSTEFLPGSLIDRAEFEAENRRVVAEGGEPAAGRPVLMGITKASLATDSWLSAASFQETTRVLTDAAINCRSDKLNGLKENVIIGKLIPAGTGINRYRNIQVQPTEEARAAAYTIPSYEDQYYSPDFGQATGAAVPLDDYGYSDYR; encoded by the coding sequence GTGCTCGACGTCAACTTCTTCGATGAACTCCGTATCGGTCTGGCCACCGCGGAGGACATCAGGCAATGGTCTTACGGCGAGGTCAAGAAGCCGGAGACGATCAACTACCGCACGCTGAAGCCGGAGAAGGACGGCCTCTTCTGCGAGAAGATCTTCGGACCGACTCGCGACTGGGAGTGCTACTGCGGCAAGTACAAGCGCGTCCGCTTCAAGGGCATCATCTGTGAGCGCTGCGGCGTCGAGGTGACCCGCGCCAAGGTGCGCCGCGAGCGGATGGGCCACATCGAGCTGGCCGCGCCCGTCACGCACATCTGGTACTTCAAGGGTGTGCCGAGCCGGCTCGGCTACCTGCTCGACCTCGCCCCGAAGGATCTCGAGAAGATCATCTACTTCGCGGCATACGTGATCACGTCGGTCGACGACGAGATGCGGCACAACGAGCTGTCCACGCTCGAGGCCGAAATGACGGTGGAGCGCAAGGCCGTTGAGGACCAGCGCGACGCCGACCTGGAGGCCCGCGCGCAGAAGCTGGAGGCCGACCTGGCCGAGCTGGAGGCCGAGGGCGCCAAGGCCGACGCCCGCCGTAAGGTGCGCGACGGCGGCGAGCGGGAGATGCGCCAGATCCGCGACCGGGCCCAGCGCGAGCTGGACCGGCTGGAGGACATCTGGAACACCTTCACCAAGCTGGCCCCCAAGCAGCTGATCGTCGACGAGAACCTCTACCGCGAGCTCGTCGACCGCTACGGCGAGTACTTCACCGGCGCCATGGGCGCGGAGTCGATCCAGAAGCTCATCGAGAACTTCGACATCGATGCCGAGGCCGACATGCTGCGGGACGTCATCCGAAACGGCAAGGGGCAGAAGAAGCTTCGCGCCCTCAAGCGGTTGAAGGTGGTCGCCGCCTTCCAGCAGTCGGGCAACTCGCCGATGGGCATGGTGCTCGACGCCGTCCCGGTGATCCCGCCGGAGCTGCGCCCGATGGTGCAGCTGGACGGTGGCCGGTTCGCCACCAGCGACCTCAACGACCTGTACCGCCGGGTCATCAACCGCAACAACCGCCTCAAGAGGCTGATCGACCTCGGCGCGCCCGAGATCATCGTCAACAACGAGAAGCGGATGCTGCAGGAGTCCGTGGACGCGCTGTTCGACAACGGCCGCCGCGGGCGTCCGGTCACCGGTCCGGGCAACCGTCCGCTGAAGTCGCTCTCCGACCTGCTCAAGGGCAAGCAGGGCCGGTTCCGCCAGAACCTGCTCGGTAAGCGCGTCGACTACTCGGGCCGCAGCGTCATCGTGGTCGGCCCGCAGCTCAAGCTGCACCAGTGCGGCCTGCCCAAGCTGATGGCGCTGGAGCTGTTCAAGCCGTTCGTGATGAAGCGGCTCGTCGACCTCAACCACGCGCAGAACATCAAGAGCGCCAAGCGAATGGTGGAGCGGCAGCGTCCCCAGGTGTGGGACGTCCTCGAAGAGGTCATTGCCGAGCACCCGGTGCTGCTGAACCGCGCGCCGACCCTGCACCGGCTGGGCATTCAGGCCTTCGAGCCGATGCTGGTGGAAGGCAAGGCAATTCAGTTGCACCCGCTGGTGTGTGAGGCCTTCAACGCCGACTTCGACGGCGACCAGATGGCCGTGCACCTGCCGCTGAGCGCCGAGGCGCAGGCCGAGGCGCGCATCCTGATGCTGTCTTCCAACAACATCCTGTCGCCCGCGTCCGGCCGCCCGCTGGCCATGCCGCGGCTGGACATGGTGACCGGGCTGTACTACCTGACCACCGAGGTCGACGGCGACAAGGGCGAATTCCAAGCGGCCGCCAAGGATCAGCCCGAGGTCGGTGTGTACTCCTCGCCGGCCGAGGCGATCATGGCCGCCGACCGCGGCGTGCTCTCGGTGCGGGCCAAGATCAAGGTGCGGCTGACCCAGCTGCGTCCGCCCGCCGAGCTCGAGGCGGAGCTGTTCGGTGCCAACGGCTGGCAGCCGGGCGACGCCTGGATGGCCGAGACGACGCTGGGCCGGGTGCTGTTCAACGAGCTGCTGCCGCATGGCTACCCGTTCGTGAACAAACAGATGCACAAGAAGGTGCAGGCCGCCATCATCAACGACCTGGCCGAGCGCTACCCGATGATCGTGGTCGCGCAGACCGTGGACAAGCTCAAGGACGCCGGTTTCTACTGGGCCACCCGTAGTGGTGTCACCGTGTCGATGGCCGACGTGCTGGTTCCGCCGCGCAAGAAGGAGATCCTCGACCAGTACGAGGAGCGGGCCGAAAAGGTCGAAAAGCAGTTCCAGCGCGGCGCTTTGAACCACGACGAGCGCAACGAGGCGCTGGTGGAGATCTGGAAGGAAGCGACCGACGAGGTCGGTCAGGCGCTGCGGGAGCACTACCCCAGCGACAACCCGATCATCACGATCGTCGACTCGGGTGCCACGGGTAACTTCACCCAGACCCGGACGCTGGCCGGCATGAAGGGTCTGGTGACCAACCCCAAGGGTGAGTTCATCCCGCGTCCGGTCAAGTCGTCGTTCCGCGAGGGCCTGACCGTGCTGGAGTACTTCATCAACACGCACGGCGCCCGAAAGGGCCTGGCGGACACCGCGTTGCGTACCGCCGACTCGGGTTATTTGACCCGTCGTCTGGTGGACGTGAGCCAGGACGTCATCGTCCGCGAGCACGACTGCGAGACCGAGCGCGGCATCATCGTCGAGCTCGCCGAGCGTCAGGCGGACGGCACCCTGATCCGCGACCCGTACATCGAAACCTCGGCGTACGCGCGGACTTTGGGCACCGACGCGGTCGACGAGGCCGGCAACGTGGTGGTTGCACGCGGCGAGGACCTGGGTGACCCGGAGATCGACGCCCTGCTGGCGGCCGGCATCACGCAGGTCAAGGTGCGCTCGGTGCTGACCTGCACCACCGGCACCGGCGTGTGCGCGACCTGCTACGGGCGGTCCATGGCGACCGGAAAGCTCGTCGACATCGGCGAGGCCGTCGGTATCGTCGCGGCCCAGTCGATCGGTGAGCCCGGCACGCAGCTGACCATGCGCACCTTCCACCAGGGTGGTGTGGGTGAGGACATCACCGGCGGTCTGCCCCGCGTGCAGGAGCTGTTCGAGGCCCGCGTCCCGCGCGGCAAGGCGCCGATCGCCGACGTCACCGGGCGGGTACAGCTCGAGGACGGTGAGCGGTTCTACAAGATCACCATCGTCCCCGACGACGGCAGCGAGGAAGTCGTCTACGACAAGCTCTCCAAGCGGCAGCGTCTGCGTGTCTTCAAGCACGAGGACGGTTCCGAGCGGGTGCTGTCCGACGGCGACCACGTCGAGGTGGGCCAGCAGCTGATGGAAGGCTCGGCCGACCCGCACGAGGTGCTGCGCGTGCAGGGCCCCCGCGAGGTGCAGATCCACCTGGTCCGCGAAGTCCAGGAGGTCTACCGTGCCCAGGGTGTGTCGATCCACGACAAGCACATCGAGGTGATCGTTCGCCAGATGCTGCGCCGCGTCACCATCATCGACTCGGGCTCGACGGAGTTTTTGCCCGGCTCGCTGATCGACCGCGCGGAGTTCGAGGCGGAGAACCGCCGGGTGGTGGCCGAGGGCGGCGAGCCCGCCGCCGGCCGGCCGGTGCTGATGGGTATCACGAAGGCGTCGCTGGCCACCGACTCGTGGCTGTCGGCGGCGTCGTTCCAGGAGACCACGCGAGTCCTGACCGATGCGGCGATCAACTGCCGCAGCGACAAGCTCAACGGTCTGAAGGAGAACGTGATCATCGGAAAGCTGATCCCGGCCGGTACCGGCATCAACCGGTACCGCAACATCCAGGTGCAGCCCACCGAGGAGGCCCGGGCCGCGGCGTACACGATCCCGTCCTACGAGGATCAGTACTACAGCCCGGACTTCGGCCAGGCGACCGGTGCCGCGGTTCCGCTGGACGACTACGGCTACAGCGACTACCGCTAG
- a CDS encoding deoxyribonuclease IV: protein MLIGSHVRNDDPLAAAQADGADVVQFFLSNPQSWKKPKPRDDAEALKASNVPLYVHAPYLINVASANNRIRIPSRKILQDTCDAAAEIDATAVIVHGGHADDDDMEAGFERWVKALDYLETDVPVYLENTAGGDHAMARHFDTIGRLWDHIGDKGIGFCLDTCHAWAAGEALIDAVDRIRALTGRIDLVHCNDSRDAAGSGADRHANFGTGQIDPELLVAVVKAADAPVVCETADEGRKDDIAFLREKTSG from the coding sequence GTGCTGATCGGTTCACACGTCCGCAACGACGACCCGCTGGCCGCCGCGCAGGCGGACGGAGCAGACGTGGTGCAGTTCTTCCTCAGCAACCCGCAGAGCTGGAAGAAGCCGAAGCCGCGCGACGACGCCGAAGCGCTCAAGGCGTCGAACGTGCCGCTCTACGTCCATGCGCCCTACCTTATCAACGTGGCGTCGGCGAACAACCGCATCCGCATCCCGTCGCGCAAGATCCTGCAGGACACCTGCGATGCTGCGGCCGAAATCGACGCGACGGCCGTCATCGTGCACGGCGGACACGCCGACGATGACGACATGGAGGCCGGCTTCGAGCGGTGGGTCAAGGCACTGGACTACCTGGAAACGGACGTGCCGGTGTACCTGGAGAACACCGCCGGCGGCGACCACGCGATGGCCCGCCACTTCGACACCATCGGCAGGCTCTGGGATCACATCGGCGACAAGGGAATTGGCTTCTGCCTGGACACCTGTCACGCCTGGGCCGCCGGTGAGGCGCTGATCGATGCGGTCGACAGGATCAGGGCGCTGACGGGACGCATCGACCTGGTGCACTGCAACGACTCGAGGGATGCGGCGGGCTCGGGCGCCGACCGGCACGCCAACTTCGGCACCGGCCAGATCGATCCCGAGCTGCTCGTCGCGGTGGTCAAGGCGGCCGATGCGCCGGTCGTCTGCGAGACCGCCGACGAGGGACGCAAGGACGACATCGCGTTCCTGCGGGAAAAGACAAGCGGCTGA
- a CDS encoding PHB depolymerase family esterase: protein MLGRLATLLGMVLLVAGCAPTPPSGFVTGTSLHHINVGGLDRSYRLYLAVDRPASSPLVVVLHGYAGSAQQAERDYGWDELANSDKFVVAYPDGVDRAWNVDGESCCGRPGRQGVDDVAFIRAVVADVAKNVGTDPARVYVSGMSNGGIMSYTLACSTDIFAAVGPVAGTQLNRCPSPHPASVMHIHGTADRLVPYGGGQGFSVINGPSVPDVNAFWRNVDHCANPATTTAGPVTTATAGCAGDRGVTLITIEAGGHEWPPFATQTLWKFFASHPR, encoded by the coding sequence GTGCTCGGTCGGCTCGCAACGCTTCTCGGGATGGTCCTCCTGGTCGCGGGTTGTGCGCCGACGCCGCCCTCGGGTTTCGTCACCGGCACCAGCTTGCACCACATCAACGTGGGCGGCCTTGATCGCAGCTATCGGCTCTACTTGGCCGTGGACAGGCCCGCTTCTTCTCCGCTCGTAGTCGTCTTGCACGGCTATGCCGGCAGCGCTCAGCAGGCCGAAAGGGACTATGGCTGGGACGAATTGGCCAATTCGGACAAGTTCGTCGTCGCCTACCCGGACGGCGTGGACCGGGCCTGGAACGTCGACGGGGAAAGCTGCTGCGGCCGGCCGGGGCGGCAGGGTGTCGACGACGTCGCGTTCATCCGCGCGGTCGTCGCCGACGTCGCCAAGAACGTGGGCACCGACCCGGCAAGGGTCTACGTCAGCGGCATGAGTAACGGCGGCATCATGAGCTACACCCTGGCGTGCAGCACCGACATCTTCGCCGCCGTCGGTCCGGTCGCCGGCACGCAGCTGAACCGATGCCCGAGCCCGCATCCGGCGTCCGTCATGCACATTCACGGCACGGCGGACCGGCTGGTGCCCTATGGCGGCGGGCAGGGTTTCAGCGTCATCAACGGTCCGTCGGTGCCCGACGTGAACGCGTTCTGGCGCAACGTCGATCATTGTGCAAACCCGGCCACCACCACCGCCGGGCCGGTCACCACGGCGACGGCCGGATGCGCGGGCGACCGGGGCGTCACGCTCATCACGATCGAGGCGGGCGGCCACGAATGGCCCCCGTTCGCCACCCAGACGCTGTGGAAATTCTTCGCTTCGCACCCACGCTGA
- a CDS encoding acyl-CoA dehydrogenase family protein, whose translation MSDTHVVTNQVPPLENYNPATSAVLVEALIREGGEWGLDEVNQVGAIAGGREAQRWGELADRNRPILHTHDRYGHRVDEVEYDPAYHELMRTAIANGIHAAPWADERPGAHVVRAAKMSVWNVEPGHTCPISMTYAVVPALRYNPELAAVYEPLLTSREYDPELKLATTKRGITAGMSMTEKQGGSDVRAGTTQATPNGDGSYRLTGHKWFTSAPMCDIFLVLAQAPGGLSCFLLPRVLPDGTRNRMFLQRLKDKLGNHANASSEVEYDGAIAWLVGEEGRGVPTIIEMVNLTRLDCTLGSATSMRTGLTRAIHHAQHRKAFGAYLIDQPLMRNVLADLAVEAEAATIVAMRMAGATDEALRGDEREALLRRIGLAASKYWVCKRATPHAAEALECLGGNGYVEDSGMPRLFREAPLMGIWEGSGNVSALDTLRAMATRPECVDVLFTELAEGTGADRRLGAHVERLRRDLSDLDSIAHRARKVAEDICLALQGSLLVRHGHPAVAEAFLTTRLDGQWGGAYGTMPTGLDLAPILERALVKG comes from the coding sequence ATGTCGGATACGCATGTCGTCACCAACCAGGTTCCTCCGCTGGAGAACTACAACCCCGCGACGTCCGCGGTGCTCGTCGAGGCCCTGATCCGCGAGGGCGGGGAATGGGGGCTGGACGAGGTGAACCAGGTGGGCGCGATCGCGGGTGGCCGCGAAGCCCAGCGATGGGGTGAGCTCGCCGACCGCAACCGGCCCATCCTGCACACCCACGACAGGTACGGCCACCGGGTCGACGAGGTCGAGTACGACCCGGCCTACCACGAGCTGATGCGCACGGCCATCGCCAACGGCATCCATGCGGCGCCGTGGGCCGACGAGCGCCCGGGCGCGCACGTGGTGCGGGCCGCCAAGATGTCGGTCTGGAACGTCGAACCCGGCCACACCTGTCCGATCTCGATGACGTATGCCGTCGTCCCCGCGCTGCGCTACAACCCCGAGCTGGCGGCGGTGTACGAGCCCCTGCTGACCAGCCGCGAATACGATCCCGAGCTGAAACTGGCCACCACCAAGCGCGGCATCACCGCCGGCATGTCGATGACCGAGAAGCAGGGCGGGTCCGACGTGCGCGCCGGAACCACGCAGGCGACACCGAACGGCGATGGCAGCTACCGCCTGACCGGCCACAAGTGGTTCACCTCGGCGCCGATGTGCGACATCTTTTTGGTCCTCGCGCAGGCCCCGGGCGGACTGTCCTGCTTCCTGCTGCCGCGGGTGCTGCCCGACGGCACCCGCAATCGAATGTTCCTGCAACGGCTCAAGGACAAGCTCGGCAACCACGCCAACGCGTCCAGCGAGGTCGAATACGATGGCGCCATCGCGTGGCTGGTGGGCGAGGAGGGCCGCGGCGTCCCGACCATCATCGAGATGGTCAACCTCACCCGGCTGGACTGCACCCTGGGCAGCGCCACCAGCATGCGCACCGGCCTGACCCGCGCCATCCACCACGCCCAGCACCGAAAGGCGTTCGGCGCCTACCTGATCGACCAGCCGCTGATGCGCAACGTGCTGGCCGACCTGGCCGTGGAGGCGGAGGCCGCCACCATCGTCGCGATGCGGATGGCCGGCGCCACCGACGAGGCGTTGCGCGGCGACGAGCGGGAGGCGCTGCTGCGTCGCATCGGCCTGGCGGCCAGCAAGTACTGGGTGTGCAAGCGCGCCACGCCGCACGCGGCCGAGGCGCTGGAATGCCTGGGCGGCAACGGCTACGTCGAGGACTCGGGCATGCCACGGCTGTTCCGCGAGGCCCCGCTGATGGGCATCTGGGAGGGCTCGGGCAACGTCAGCGCGCTGGACACGTTGCGCGCCATGGCAACTCGCCCGGAATGCGTCGACGTGCTGTTCACCGAACTGGCCGAAGGCACCGGCGCGGACCGGCGACTGGGCGCACACGTCGAGCGGCTGCGCCGAGACCTCTCCGATTTGGACAGCATCGCGCACCGGGCCCGCAAGGTCGCCGAGGACATCTGCCTGGCGCTGCAGGGGTCGCTGCTGGTGCGCCACGGTCACCCGGCGGTCGCCGAGGCCTTCCTGACCACCCGGCTCGACGGCCAGTGGGGCGGGGCGTACGGCACCATGCCCACCGGCCTGGATCTGGCCCCCATCCTCGAGCGCGCCCTGGTCAAGGGCTAA
- a CDS encoding crotonase/enoyl-CoA hydratase family protein: MTHAIRPVDFDNLKTMTYEVTDRVARITFNRPEKGNAIVADTPLELSALVERADLDPNVHVILVSGRGEGFCAGFDLSAYADRTGSAGGTGAYQGTVLSGKTQALNHLPDRPWDPMIDYQMMSRFVRGFSSLMHADKPTVVKIHGYCVAGGTDIALHADQVIAAADAKIGYPPTRVWGVPAAGLWAHRLGDQRAKRLLFTGDCITGAQAAEWGLAVEAPEPEDLDERTERLVQRIAAVPVNQLIMVKLALNSALLQQGVATSRMVSTVFDGVARHTPEGHAFVADATEHGFRDAVRHRDEPFGDYGRRASQV, translated from the coding sequence GTGACCCACGCGATCAGGCCGGTCGACTTCGACAACCTGAAGACGATGACCTACGAGGTCACCGATCGGGTTGCCCGGATCACCTTCAACCGGCCGGAAAAGGGCAATGCGATCGTCGCGGACACCCCGCTGGAGCTCTCGGCACTGGTCGAGCGCGCCGACCTCGACCCCAATGTGCACGTCATCCTGGTGTCCGGCCGCGGCGAGGGCTTCTGCGCGGGGTTCGACCTGAGCGCCTACGCCGACCGCACCGGCTCGGCCGGCGGGACCGGCGCCTACCAGGGCACGGTGCTCAGCGGAAAAACCCAGGCGCTCAACCACTTACCGGACCGCCCATGGGATCCGATGATCGACTACCAGATGATGAGCCGATTCGTGCGCGGCTTCTCCAGCCTGATGCACGCCGACAAGCCGACGGTGGTCAAGATCCACGGCTACTGCGTGGCCGGGGGCACCGACATCGCGCTGCACGCCGATCAGGTGATCGCCGCCGCCGACGCCAAGATCGGCTACCCACCCACGCGGGTGTGGGGCGTCCCGGCGGCGGGGCTGTGGGCGCACCGGCTCGGCGATCAGCGCGCCAAGCGGCTGCTGTTCACCGGCGATTGCATCACCGGCGCGCAAGCCGCCGAGTGGGGCTTGGCGGTCGAGGCGCCGGAGCCCGAAGACCTTGACGAGCGCACCGAGCGGCTCGTGCAACGGATCGCCGCCGTGCCCGTCAACCAGCTGATCATGGTCAAGCTCGCGTTGAATTCGGCTCTGCTGCAGCAGGGTGTGGCCACCAGCAGGATGGTCAGCACCGTGTTCGACGGTGTCGCCCGGCATACCCCGGAGGGCCACGCCTTTGTCGCCGACGCCACCGAGCACGGCTTCCGGGACGCGGTGCGGCATCGCGACGAGCCCTTCGGTGACTACGGCCGCCGCGCGTCGCAGGTGTAA
- a CDS encoding PaaX family transcriptional regulator C-terminal domain-containing protein has product MATMTARSVVLSVLLGAHPAHARASELIRLTSDFGIKESALRVALTRMVGAGDLIRSADGYRLSDRLLARQRRQDDVIDPRVRPWSGEWVTLIVTSVGGDARTRAALRTAMHGKRFGELREGVWMRPDNLELDLDPEIDARVRVLRARDDDAAGLAARLWDLPAWARAGNRLLDEMAAAPDIPGRFVVAAATVRHLLTDPVLPDELLLPDWPGTRLRAAYHDFAAELLQRREPLFAEAK; this is encoded by the coding sequence ATGGCCACCATGACGGCCCGGTCGGTGGTGCTCAGCGTGCTGCTCGGCGCCCACCCGGCGCACGCTCGTGCCAGCGAGTTGATCAGGCTCACTTCGGATTTCGGGATCAAGGAGTCAGCACTGCGAGTGGCGCTGACGCGCATGGTCGGTGCCGGCGACCTGATCCGCTCGGCCGACGGCTATCGGCTCTCCGATCGCCTGCTGGCCCGCCAGCGACGCCAGGACGATGTCATCGACCCACGGGTCCGCCCGTGGAGCGGGGAGTGGGTCACGCTCATCGTGACCAGCGTGGGCGGCGACGCGCGTACCCGCGCGGCGCTGCGGACCGCCATGCACGGCAAGCGCTTCGGCGAACTGCGCGAGGGTGTCTGGATGCGACCCGACAACCTTGAGCTAGACCTGGACCCCGAGATCGACGCCCGGGTGCGGGTCTTGCGCGCGCGCGACGACGACGCGGCCGGGCTGGCCGCCCGGCTGTGGGACCTGCCCGCCTGGGCTCGGGCCGGTAACCGATTGCTCGACGAAATGGCCGCCGCGCCGGACATTCCCGGCCGGTTCGTGGTCGCGGCGGCGACGGTGCGGCACCTGCTCACCGACCCGGTGCTGCCCGACGAACTGCTGCTGCCCGACTGGCCCGGTACGCGGCTGCGTGCGGCGTACCACGACTTCGCCGCTGAGCTGCTCCAGCGGCGCGAACCACTATTTGCGGAGGCGAAATGA
- a CDS encoding crotonase/enoyl-CoA hydratase family protein, with protein sequence MSDPVRIERNGPVTTVILNRPAARNAVNGPTAAALYAAFDDFDRDDTASVAVLWGDGGTFCAGADLKAFGTPDANAVHRTGPGPMGPTRMVLSKPVIAAVSGYAVAGGLELAIWCDLRVAEQDAVFGVFCRRWGVPLIDGGTVRLPRLIGHSRAMDMILTGRGVKADEALAMGLANRVVPNGQARRAAEELAAQLAALPQQCLRSDRLSALHQWGTTESEALDFEFASISRVAAEANEGAGRFAAGAGRHGAPAG encoded by the coding sequence ATGAGCGATCCGGTGCGTATCGAGCGCAACGGCCCGGTGACGACGGTGATCCTGAACCGGCCGGCCGCCCGCAACGCGGTCAACGGCCCCACGGCCGCCGCGCTGTACGCGGCATTCGACGACTTCGACCGCGACGATACGGCGTCGGTCGCCGTGTTGTGGGGTGACGGTGGAACCTTCTGCGCCGGAGCCGATTTGAAGGCCTTCGGCACACCCGACGCCAACGCCGTGCACCGGACGGGCCCGGGCCCGATGGGGCCGACGCGAATGGTGTTGTCCAAGCCCGTGATCGCGGCGGTGAGCGGCTACGCCGTCGCCGGGGGACTGGAGTTGGCCATCTGGTGCGACCTGCGTGTGGCCGAGCAGGACGCCGTGTTCGGGGTGTTCTGCCGGCGGTGGGGCGTGCCGCTGATCGACGGCGGCACCGTGCGACTGCCTCGGCTGATCGGACACAGCCGCGCGATGGACATGATCCTCACCGGCCGCGGTGTGAAGGCCGACGAAGCGCTCGCGATGGGGTTGGCCAACCGCGTCGTGCCCAATGGCCAGGCGCGGCGGGCGGCGGAGGAACTGGCGGCGCAACTGGCCGCGCTGCCGCAGCAGTGCCTGCGGTCGGATCGCCTCTCGGCGCTACACCAATGGGGGACAACGGAATCCGAGGCGCTCGACTTCGAGTTCGCCAGCATCTCCCGCGTCGCCGCCGAGGCGAACGAGGGGGCCGGGCGGTTCGCCGCCGGCGCCGGCCGTCACGGCGCGCCCGCGGGCTAG
- a CDS encoding IS481 family transposase produces MSHANAALTPRARLRLAELIVEGGWTYAEAAKMFMVAPRTAKKWADRFRAEGALGMIDRSSRPRISPTRTAPELVRQIVGVRWRHRLGPVQIAGRLGMPASTVHAVLTRCRINRLSAIDRATGEPLRRYEHAHPGALIHVDVTKFGNIPDGGGHKFVSRQQSKHNAIQTAHRTGNRGDSAKNWRPRIGTAFVHTVIDDHSRMAYAEICTNEKAATAIGVLQRAVAWFAERGVTVERVLSDNGSAYRSSAWRDACAELRITPKRTRPYRPQTNGKIERFHRTLADGWAYAQLYESTEQRDTALPGWLHFYNHHRAHSAIGGQPPVTRLTNLPGHHS; encoded by the coding sequence GTGTCCCACGCTAATGCTGCTTTGACCCCGCGTGCTCGGTTGAGGCTCGCTGAGCTGATCGTCGAGGGTGGCTGGACCTACGCCGAGGCCGCCAAGATGTTCATGGTCGCACCGCGAACTGCCAAGAAGTGGGCCGACCGCTTCCGCGCCGAAGGTGCGCTCGGGATGATTGACCGCAGCTCCCGGCCGCGGATCAGCCCCACCCGCACTGCGCCTGAGCTCGTGCGACAGATAGTCGGCGTGCGGTGGCGTCACCGGCTCGGGCCCGTGCAGATCGCCGGACGCTTGGGCATGCCGGCATCGACTGTGCACGCAGTGCTGACCCGTTGTCGGATCAACCGCCTGTCGGCCATCGATCGCGCTACCGGTGAGCCACTGCGCCGCTACGAGCACGCTCATCCCGGCGCGCTGATTCACGTCGATGTCACCAAGTTCGGCAACATTCCCGACGGCGGCGGCCACAAGTTCGTGAGCCGACAACAAAGTAAGCACAACGCGATACAGACGGCCCACCGCACCGGTAATCGCGGCGACTCCGCCAAGAATTGGCGTCCCAGGATCGGAACGGCATTCGTACACACCGTCATTGACGACCACTCCCGCATGGCCTACGCCGAGATTTGCACCAATGAGAAAGCTGCCACCGCGATCGGCGTGCTGCAGCGCGCGGTGGCCTGGTTCGCCGAGCGCGGCGTGACCGTTGAACGAGTGCTGTCCGACAACGGGTCTGCCTACAGGTCCAGCGCATGGCGCGACGCTTGCGCCGAACTGCGCATCACCCCTAAGCGGACCCGTCCCTACCGACCTCAGACCAACGGCAAGATTGAGCGATTCCACCGCACCCTCGCCGACGGCTGGGCCTACGCCCAGCTCTACGAGTCAACCGAACAGCGCGACACCGCACTGCCCGGCTGGCTGCATTTCTACAATCATCACCGAGCCCACTCCGCCATCGGAGGCCAGCCACCCGTGACACGACTGACCAACCTCCCTGGACATCACAGCTAG